The region TAATGGAATTTCTTCATAACTCAGTTTAGACAAATGAATCTGTCTTAAGAAATGTTCAAAACATGGAGCAACAGCGTCACAATCCTCTATTGTGAAAACGTATCTTCTTTCAAATGTTAAATATAAAGCCTTCTCAGTAGAACTAACACTCAGCAGATGTTCCACGGTTCTCAAGAAAGCATCAGTCAGCTCATCATCataaataactgaaaaaaccaatgaactgttcttatttcattgacatacattttttttatacaataaataatatatctcCAAAAAAAAAGGCGTCCATAATTTACAATATAAGGCTATGTTTTAaacatatatattatatagaaGTCATGATACCTTCTGCTGCCAGTATAACAGATATTTTATCCAAATTTTCCACCACAAAACTTGGTATTATCTGTGtgaaaaaatccaaatttaAAATGTGAATTGGATTCCTGACCAGTAACTGATTTCTCTTGATGTTACCATTTAATAACTGAAACAAATCTCCTTTCTCAACATCTAAAAATGGGATAATTCATAGATTCCATACAAAAACATCCCTCCTAACTTGATTCTCATACCTGTACAGATTACGGGGTAGAACATAGAGGCAACTATTGCTGTGAATCCTACACCACCTGATAATTCTAATATAAAATTGTCTTTCGGGAATTTATCTGAGTTGAAGATCAGCCAATCTGCAAGTAATAGAGATCCTCGCCACATTTGCAAACCAACTAAATCTAAAGCAGTACGTCTACTATGCTCTGAAAATCATTaaacataaataataaacaattacGTGCCTACATATATCTTACCAATTTGAATTATTCTATAATTTTCTTTCTTTGGCTTTCTACAGACGATTATATCTCCATCTTTATCCGTGAGGGGTTTTTTAGGGGGGCATTTGAATCTGAATTTAGAAACTACAtctgaaattgataaaattgttaataaatTTACATGTAAGAATTTCAAACTTACTCTCGGTGTTGATAATAGGTTTCAAAGGAC is a window of Harmonia axyridis chromosome 2, icHarAxyr1.1, whole genome shotgun sequence DNA encoding:
- the LOC123674258 gene encoding methyltransferase-like protein 22 is translated as MDNKVTSEIYNEFDYTSPLKPIINTENVVSKFRFKCPPKKPLTDKDGDIIVCRKPKKENYRIIQIEHSRRTALDLVGLQMWRGSLLLADWLIFNSDKFPKDNFILELSGGVGFTAIVASMFYPVICTDVEKGDLFQLLNGNIKRNQLLVRNPIHILNLDFFTQIIPSFVVENLDKISVILAAEVIYDDELTDAFLRTVEHLLSVSSTEKALYLTFERRYVFTIEDCDAVAPCFEHFLRQIHLSKLSYEEIPLDFPQYFEYDRIKQMVFCKLKLKV